TATAAAGTAAAAAGTTAAAATATATTCGATCATAAATTGCATTACAATTATGAAGTCATGTTTTTTTCAAACAATAAAGAGTTATAATGACAAACATAAGATTAGATTTCTAATTTATAAATTGATAAAATAGTTGTAAATGCAATTAAAAAGCATATATTTGATCAAATTTAGGAAGTTGATTATGAACAGAAAATCTAAAGATTTAACAAATGGTCCAATTTTAAAAACACTTATAAACCTTGCAATACCAATTATGGCAACAAGTTTTGTGCAGATGGCATATAATATGACAGATATGATTTGGCTTGGACATGTAGGAAGTGATGCAGTTGCAGCAGTTGGAAGTGCTGGTTTTTTTGTATGGTTCGGAAATGCATTAGCTTTTACTACAAAAATTGGTTCAGAAGTAAGTGTAAGCCAGGCAATTGGTAAAAAAGATAATACTCTTGCAATATTACAAGGTTCAGCATCAATTTTAATAGCTTTTGTAATTGCAGTCATATACATGTGTTTTATTCAGTTTAATGCTTCGAAATTATTATCAGTATTCGATTATGAGAATAAATCAGTTCTTATTGAATCTGCTAAATATCTTAGAATTGTCTCCATTGGATTTATATTTTTGTTTTTGAATCCAACATTTACAGGAATTTATAATGGTGCTGGAGTAAGTAAAGTTCCTTTTCTGTATAATACTGTTGGTTTAATCATGAATATTGTTTTAGATCCTATATTGATTTATGGTTTAGGAATGTTTGAAGGGCTTGGAGTAGCAGGAGCAGCAATAGCAACAATTGTTTCACAATCTGTAGTATTAACTCTATTTCTGGGAAGTTATTTGAGAAATAGATTTCCAATTCATGACTTTAAATTAGTAATGAATCCAGGACTAGATAAAATAAGAAAAATTCTTCAAATTGGATTACCTGTTTCAGCACATTCTGCTGCTTTTTCAATGATTTCTTTAACGATTGCTCAATATGCTGCAGATTGGGGAAGTAAGGCTGTGGCTGTTATGAGTATTGGAGCTCAAATAGAATCAATTTCATGGATGACTGCTAGTGGTTTTTCAACTGCAATTGGTTCTTTTACTGGTCAAAATCTGGGAGCTGGCAAATTTTCAAGAATTACGAAAGGTTATATATCAACATTAACAATAGCATCTTCCATTGGTATGTTAGCCACACTGGCATTTATTTTTTTTGGAGAATATATTTTTAAAATCTTTATACAGGAAAGTGATGTACTGGAGTTAGGGAAACTATATCTATTTATTTTAGCTTTTTCTCAAATATTTATGTGTATTGAGATTGTCTCTGCAGGTTGCTTTAATGGCTTAGGAAAAACAATTCCACCTTCATTCATAGGGATTACTTTTACTGCATCTAGAATCCCCTTAGCATATTTATTGAGTGGTTATTTTATGATGGGATTACAAGGTCTTTGGTGGGCAATCAGTTTGACTACAGTTATAAAAGGCACCCTTTTAGCACTGTGGTTAAGTCTTATCCTTAAAAATATTGAGTGTGAAAAATGTGTTTATAGACAATTTTTTAGTTGGATGGTGCCATATAGATTTAGGTATCGTAAATACGACTAAAATATTTATTATTTGCTTTGTAAAAAGTTATTTTTTTTTTATTTTAATTACAATTGGAAAGGGGTGTCCCGATGGTATATTTTTATAAATTTTTGTTAATCGTTATTCCAATAATCTTCATCACTTGCACATCAGGAGTACAGCCTGAAGAAACTGAAGCTATAGTTTATGTTAAAATAGAAGAAATCCCACAGATACAGAATTTTAAAAAGTGCTGGCTAATTATAATTAAAGACGATGATGTGAAAGAGTATGTTTCGATCGATGAGATCTTTTCTGGAGCTTCAATTCAATTACATCATAATAATGAAAATTTCACATTACTCCTAATTGCCACAGACAATTCTACATGGACACCATCATCTGGAAATGAATATCCTTATAATAGTTTTTTTGCTACCAAACATAATTTAATTGAATCTGAGCAAAGACTGAAAGTAATTTCTTGGCATAGTGGATATTTTATAGATGGAATTGACCTTGGAATTATTACAAATTTAGAAACAAATATTCAGAATATAACATTTGAAAGTGCATATGATTTAAATAGCTTCGGTGACTATATAAATGGTACAATCGATGTGTTGGACGAATACAGATGGTATAGAGTATGGATTGATATTGATTTCGATTACTATTTTCACATTGATGACAGACTAAACATGCCTTCAGAATATACAAGTGAATCAAGAGGCTTGGTATGTGATAGTTTAGGTAATATATTGATTACAGATCCTATGAGTTCTAATTCATTAACAGGAACTGTAAAACTTGATAACTATTCAGGATTTGCTTACGTCAAGGTTTATTCTGTGGATAATATGAGAGGTTCTTTTGGTTTAAGATTGATTAGCTCTGAAAAAGATGCTGTGTTACCACCAATCTGTACTATCACATCACCACTCCCCAATGACTTTTTTAATCCAGGAGATATCGTAATAATAAAGTCTGAAGCATGGAGTCCAAACAATAGTGTTAGTTTGGTTAGATTTTTTATCAACGGTATTCTTCTTTATACGGACACGAGTTATCCGTATAAATTCCTTTGGGACACCAATGAGCTTGAGGAAGGTGAATATAATATAAAAATTATCGCTGTCGATGTGGATGGAGTTACATCTTCATCACAATATTGCAGTGTATTCATAAGTTCACAATCTGCAACAATATTTTATGAGGGATTCGAAAATGGAATACCTGACAATTGGTTCAATATAGATTTTGATGGTGATTCTTTTAAGTGGGAAGTAAATGATGATGTAACAGGCTATAATAATTCGAATGGTGCAGCTGCATCATACTCTTGGAATATTCAAAACGGAGAATTAACTCCTGATAATTATCTAATTACTCCCAGTATAAATATTACTGGAAAAACAAAATTGTGTTATCACGTTTGTGCTCAAGATAAAAATTGGAGTAATGAACATTATGCTGTTTTATTATCTACAAATGGAACAAATCTTGAAAATTTTAATACAATACTGTATGAAGAGACTCTTTCAAATAAAGAGCAAGGAGAATGGAAGGAAAGGGTAATTGTTCTTGACGAATCAATTTCAGGTAGTGTACATATTGCCTTCAGGCATTATAACGTTACTAATCAGTTTGCCCTAGTTATAGACAATGTTGAACTAATAAGAGAATAATCATGATATTTAAGAAGAAAAAACAATATGAAGAAGGTTCTTTAAAGGACAAAGTCGCTAGATATACAAGTATTTTGTGGATTCTAATTTTTGTCTCTTTTGGTATTGTAATGATAATGAGTATGGCTGATGAGTTTTTTATAAACAGAGCTGTATGGGGGAAATACCTTACAAGAACTGCACTATTTTCACTTGTCGTTATTTTCATCGTTGATGGAGTTGTAGGACTTGTGAGGGATAGTGATAAAGTAAAAACCTAAGATTTTCGTAAAATAAATTTTCATTACAAAAAAAGCCTCGTATTCGAGGCTTTTTTTGTAATTTGAAAAAATCTACAAGTATTTTGATGCTAAATCAAATCCCATTTTAACTGCTTTGAGATTGCTTTCTTCTGTACCTTTTGGAGCATTGTCAAGAACGGCTTTGATGATATTTTCTTCACTAATAAAACCTGTAAGTCTGGCAAACATACCTACAGCAATTACTGCAGCGTATAATGTTCTTCCAAGTTCTTTTTTCGCGATTTCAATCAATTCAACTTTAATAATTCTTTGAGTTGTTTTCTCAGGAACTTTCGGTGTCAAATTTGGATCAACAATTACTATAGCATCTTTTGTTAATTCTTTAAAATAGATGTCAAATGATCTTTGGTGTAGAGAAAGGAAAAAATTGATGTATTCAGTTTTTGGATATTCAATATGAGTTTTATCAAAAACAACATCTACTTTTGTAGCCCCACCTCTAACCTGGGCAGTATATGTAGGTGTCTGGATAGCTTTACCACCTTCCAGAACTACATAAGCATAAGCTAGAATTTTTCCTGCCAGAATAACACCCTGACCACCAACTCCAGCAAATCTTGCTTCATAATGTTCCATAATATCGGCTCCCTATCCTATTTTTTTACCATATTCTGAGCAGTTTCTTTAATTTTATCATATGATTCACAATACTCAGATTTTGATCTATTATAGTATTTCCACTCGGTCATTTCCATTTCTGGAGTAACATACTCACCGGTGATTACTTTATTTCTTAACTCGTCTGCAGTCATTAATTTAGCTTTTGCAAGAGGAACTTCTCTTTCATTTATCCAATTGATAAGTTTTACAGGATCAGCCATTTTATTTTTGCTACCAAATTGCGTGTGACAATTTGAAACAGCCTCAATTACAGAGAAGCCTTTGTTTTTAAAACCATTATAGATATAATTCTCAAGAATTTTACCTTTTTTGACTGTTGTTCTTGCAACATATGTAGCTCCTGCAGCTTCAGCAAGATTACAAATATCAAAACTTGGATCAATATTTCCATATGCAGTTGTACTCGCAAATGCACCAACAGGAGTAGTTGGAGAGTGCTGTCCACCAGTCATACCATAAATATTATTGTTCACAATTACATAAGTCATATCTATGTTTCTTCTACAAGCATGAATAAAATGATTACCACCAATAGCAGTAGCATCACCATCACCAGAAAAAATGATAAGATGTTTTGTTGGTTGAGCCATTTTAATACCAGTTGCAAAAGTCAAAGCCCTTCCATGGGTTGTGTGAAGAGTATTAACATCAATATAACCAGGACTTCTACTAGTACATCCAATTCCTGAAACAAAAGCAACATCGTCTTTGTTCCATCCCATTCTGTCAACGGCTCTGATCATGGCTTTCAATACAATCCCAATACCACAACCAGGACACCATAAGTGTGGAATTTTATCCATTCTTAAATACTTTTCATATTCGAAAGCCATTAGTTAACCTCCTTAATTAGAGTGAAGATCTCTTCAGGTGGAATAGGTACTCCACCAACGTGGTTTATACCATAAATTCTTGTTCTACCAGCAGTGTATCTTTCAAGTATTCTGATTAGCTGTCCCATATTCATTTCAGGAACTATAACAGCTTTTACTCTTTCACAAATCTTTTGAACAGATTTTTCAGGTAATGGCCATAATACTTTAGGTCTAAAAAGTCCAACTTTTAAGCCTGCTTGTCTAGCTTTGTCAACAGCTACTCTAGCACCTCTGGCTGTAGAACCATAAGCAAAAACAGCAATTTCAGCATCATTCATCAAATATGACTCGTAATCAATGATATCTTTTTTATTGTATTCAACTTTTCTAATATGTCTCTCTTGGTCCGCTTGAACAATTTGAGGATTTGTGGTAGGGAATCCTGTTTTATCGTGATTAAGACCAGTAACATGATATCTGTAGCCTTCAAAGAAATTAGCCATCGGAGGAACGTCACCATAAGCTGTATCATATGGGAAATATTGAGAAGGTGGCACGCTTGGTTTTACTCTGTTATGTATAACTAAGCTATCTTTTGACGGAAGCTCAATAGCTTCAGATAAGTGCCCGATCAATTCATCCAATAATAGGATAACCGGCATTCTATATTTTTCAGCAAGATTAAATGCTTTTATTGTAAGAGTGTAAACCTCTTCCAGATAAGCAGGAACGATTGTTATACAAGGGTGGTCGCCGTGAGTGCCCCATTTTGCTTGCATAATGTCTGCTTGAGCTAATGCTGTTGGTAGTCCAGTAGACGGACCTCCTCTCATAACATTACACACTACAACAGGAACTTCTGCCATGTAAGCAAAACCAAGATTTTCCTGTTTTAGTGAAAAACCAGGACCGCTTGTTGCCGTTAAAGACTTTGCTCCAGCCAATGACGCCCCAATTACAGTTCCCATTGCTGCAATCTCATCTTCCATTTGAATATAAGCACCACCTACTTTAGGTAAGAGCTTAGACATAGTCTCAGCAATCTCTGAGGACGGTGTGATAGGGTATCCACCGTAAAACCGACAGCCCGCATCAACTGCAGCTATTGCTACCAGTTCATTTCCCGAATAGAACCTGACATCCTTCTTCAAAATAAACCTCTTTATATTTAATCAGATTTTTTGTTTACCTTTTTGAATTAAACAATTTTAATTGCAAAATCAGGACAGTGCATTTCACAT
This portion of the Candidatus Delongbacteria bacterium genome encodes:
- a CDS encoding 2-oxoacid:acceptor oxidoreductase family protein, coding for MEHYEARFAGVGGQGVILAGKILAYAYVVLEGGKAIQTPTYTAQVRGGATKVDVVFDKTHIEYPKTEYINFFLSLHQRSFDIYFKELTKDAIVIVDPNLTPKVPEKTTQRIIKVELIEIAKKELGRTLYAAVIAVGMFARLTGFISEENIIKAVLDNAPKGTEESNLKAVKMGFDLASKYL
- a CDS encoding 2-oxoacid:acceptor oxidoreductase subunit alpha, whose protein sequence is MKKDVRFYSGNELVAIAAVDAGCRFYGGYPITPSSEIAETMSKLLPKVGGAYIQMEDEIAAMGTVIGASLAGAKSLTATSGPGFSLKQENLGFAYMAEVPVVVCNVMRGGPSTGLPTALAQADIMQAKWGTHGDHPCITIVPAYLEEVYTLTIKAFNLAEKYRMPVILLLDELIGHLSEAIELPSKDSLVIHNRVKPSVPPSQYFPYDTAYGDVPPMANFFEGYRYHVTGLNHDKTGFPTTNPQIVQADQERHIRKVEYNKKDIIDYESYLMNDAEIAVFAYGSTARGARVAVDKARQAGLKVGLFRPKVLWPLPEKSVQKICERVKAVIVPEMNMGQLIRILERYTAGRTRIYGINHVGGVPIPPEEIFTLIKEVN
- a CDS encoding choice-of-anchor J domain-containing protein, which encodes MVYFYKFLLIVIPIIFITCTSGVQPEETEAIVYVKIEEIPQIQNFKKCWLIIIKDDDVKEYVSIDEIFSGASIQLHHNNENFTLLLIATDNSTWTPSSGNEYPYNSFFATKHNLIESEQRLKVISWHSGYFIDGIDLGIITNLETNIQNITFESAYDLNSFGDYINGTIDVLDEYRWYRVWIDIDFDYYFHIDDRLNMPSEYTSESRGLVCDSLGNILITDPMSSNSLTGTVKLDNYSGFAYVKVYSVDNMRGSFGLRLISSEKDAVLPPICTITSPLPNDFFNPGDIVIIKSEAWSPNNSVSLVRFFINGILLYTDTSYPYKFLWDTNELEEGEYNIKIIAVDVDGVTSSSQYCSVFISSQSATIFYEGFENGIPDNWFNIDFDGDSFKWEVNDDVTGYNNSNGAAASYSWNIQNGELTPDNYLITPSINITGKTKLCYHVCAQDKNWSNEHYAVLLSTNGTNLENFNTILYEETLSNKEQGEWKERVIVLDESISGSVHIAFRHYNVTNQFALVIDNVELIRE
- a CDS encoding 2-oxoglutarate ferredoxin oxidoreductase subunit beta, whose translation is MAFEYEKYLRMDKIPHLWCPGCGIGIVLKAMIRAVDRMGWNKDDVAFVSGIGCTSRSPGYIDVNTLHTTHGRALTFATGIKMAQPTKHLIIFSGDGDATAIGGNHFIHACRRNIDMTYVIVNNNIYGMTGGQHSPTTPVGAFASTTAYGNIDPSFDICNLAEAAGATYVARTTVKKGKILENYIYNGFKNKGFSVIEAVSNCHTQFGSKNKMADPVKLINWINEREVPLAKAKLMTADELRNKVITGEYVTPEMEMTEWKYYNRSKSEYCESYDKIKETAQNMVKK
- a CDS encoding MATE family efflux transporter; translated protein: MNRKSKDLTNGPILKTLINLAIPIMATSFVQMAYNMTDMIWLGHVGSDAVAAVGSAGFFVWFGNALAFTTKIGSEVSVSQAIGKKDNTLAILQGSASILIAFVIAVIYMCFIQFNASKLLSVFDYENKSVLIESAKYLRIVSIGFIFLFLNPTFTGIYNGAGVSKVPFLYNTVGLIMNIVLDPILIYGLGMFEGLGVAGAAIATIVSQSVVLTLFLGSYLRNRFPIHDFKLVMNPGLDKIRKILQIGLPVSAHSAAFSMISLTIAQYAADWGSKAVAVMSIGAQIESISWMTASGFSTAIGSFTGQNLGAGKFSRITKGYISTLTIASSIGMLATLAFIFFGEYIFKIFIQESDVLELGKLYLFILAFSQIFMCIEIVSAGCFNGLGKTIPPSFIGITFTASRIPLAYLLSGYFMMGLQGLWWAISLTTVIKGTLLALWLSLILKNIECEKCVYRQFFSWMVPYRFRYRKYD